The Chryseobacterium shigense genome segment GTCAATAAATACCAGACAGAAACAATAAATTTCAGCATTCCTGAAGCGGTTAAATTGCTTAATAAAGCATTGCTGTTACATTTTTATAATGTTAAAAGCTGGGATATTCCTGATACCAATTTATGTCCGCCTATTCCCGGCAGGGCAGACTATATCCACTATATTGCAGATCTTTTAGCAGAAAACCGGACTGATATTCCTGCAGGAAATTCCATAACAGGTTTAGACATAGGTACGGGAGCCAATCTTGTTTATCCGTTGCTTGCTCACGGTTCTTACGGATGGAAAATGTTGGGAACGGATATTAATCAGGCTTCTTTGGAAAATGCACAGCGTATTTTAGACCATAATCAGGATTTATCACCTGTTATTCAATTGAAGAAACAATCTGATCCCAATCATATTTTCAGAAATATTATTGAGAGTGGAAACCGTTTCACATTTTCTATGTGTAATCCTCCTTTTCATGATTCCGAGGAGTCTGCACTGAAAGGAAACCTGAGAAAAACAAAAAATATCAGGAAATCTAAGCCTCAAAAGGCTCTTCTTAACTTTGGCGGACAACAATCTGAACTGTGGTGTGAAGGAGGCGAAATAGCTTTCATTACAAAAATGATTGAAGAAAGTGTTCTGTATTCTTCACAAGTTCTCTGGTTTACATGTCTGGTATCTAAAAAAGATAATCTTCATAAATTAACCACATTTTTAAAGAAAGTCAACGCCATAGATGTCAAAACCGTTGATATGGCTCAGGGGCAAAAAGTAAGCAGAATGTTAGCCTGGACGTTTATCCCTCAAAAAGACAGGAAAGATTGGTTTTAAATGTTAATGGTCAGTTTTGCTGCGTAAGTTAATGGTGAATGGGATGAAATAATTAATTC includes the following:
- the rlmF gene encoding 23S rRNA (adenine(1618)-N(6))-methyltransferase RlmF, encoding MSTEKSSLHTRNLHRDPYDFDQLISCVPELKHYVFVNKYQTETINFSIPEAVKLLNKALLLHFYNVKSWDIPDTNLCPPIPGRADYIHYIADLLAENRTDIPAGNSITGLDIGTGANLVYPLLAHGSYGWKMLGTDINQASLENAQRILDHNQDLSPVIQLKKQSDPNHIFRNIIESGNRFTFSMCNPPFHDSEESALKGNLRKTKNIRKSKPQKALLNFGGQQSELWCEGGEIAFITKMIEESVLYSSQVLWFTCLVSKKDNLHKLTTFLKKVNAIDVKTVDMAQGQKVSRMLAWTFIPQKDRKDWF